In Mycobacteriales bacterium, the following are encoded in one genomic region:
- a CDS encoding MarR family transcriptional regulator, with the protein MPKSTTRADTELSGALRIGVMRLARRLRAERTDASLSLTQMAALGSLERHGPLSPSELAGHERVRPPSMTRTIALLEAKGLVGRTAHPTDGRQAIVALSAEGRALLAADRRRRDAWLSRRLPELEPDELEVLRAAVPILDRLAQS; encoded by the coding sequence ATGCCGAAGAGCACGACCCGCGCCGACACCGAACTGTCCGGTGCCCTGCGAATAGGCGTCATGCGGCTCGCCCGGCGGCTGCGCGCGGAGCGCACCGACGCCAGTCTGTCGCTCACGCAGATGGCCGCGCTCGGGTCGCTGGAGCGCCACGGGCCGCTCTCCCCGAGCGAGCTGGCCGGACACGAGCGGGTCCGTCCGCCGTCGATGACCCGGACCATCGCCCTGCTCGAGGCCAAGGGCCTGGTCGGGCGCACGGCCCACCCGACCGACGGCCGGCAGGCCATCGTCGCGCTCTCCGCCGAGGGTCGGGCGCTGCTCGCCGCCGACCGTCGCCGGCGAGATGCGTGGCTGTCTCGCCGCCTGCCCGAGCTGGAACCCGACGAACTGGAGGTGCTCCGCGCGGCCGTGCCCATCCTCGACCGCCTGGCCCAGTCATGA
- a CDS encoding aquaporin, translating to MSGPAHLLPGATPRLAEERWSTGLRSFADPGQEWRRLVAEFVGTFFLVLVAAGAGVADAVSHGGIGRVAAVVAPGVMVLALIYTVGETSGAHLNPAVTIGFSVRGHFPWRRVPGYVVVQLLGAVAAAGLLRALFGVVGDLGASTRVRGVSSGTAFVVEVVLTLGLVSVILGTSSGARNVGHNAAIAVGGYVALAGLWASPLSGASMNPARSLGPDLVRGRLSSSWIYLAGPVLGALLAVGLAWLLRGRPSPAGDLAAQGVSGTGR from the coding sequence ATGTCCGGACCCGCCCACCTGCTCCCCGGCGCCACCCCTCGGCTGGCCGAGGAGCGCTGGTCGACCGGGCTGAGGTCCTTCGCCGATCCCGGTCAGGAGTGGCGCCGGTTGGTCGCCGAGTTCGTCGGCACCTTCTTCCTCGTCCTCGTCGCCGCCGGGGCCGGGGTTGCCGATGCGGTGAGCCACGGAGGGATCGGTCGGGTGGCGGCCGTCGTCGCGCCCGGCGTGATGGTGCTCGCGCTGATCTACACCGTGGGGGAGACCTCGGGGGCGCACCTCAACCCGGCGGTCACCATCGGGTTCTCGGTGCGCGGTCACTTCCCCTGGCGGCGGGTGCCCGGGTACGTCGTCGTCCAGCTGCTCGGGGCGGTAGCGGCCGCCGGCCTGCTCCGGGCGCTGTTCGGAGTGGTCGGCGACCTCGGGGCGAGTACCCGGGTCCGTGGGGTCAGCTCCGGCACCGCGTTCGTCGTCGAGGTCGTGCTCACCCTCGGCCTCGTCTCGGTCATCCTCGGCACGTCCTCCGGCGCCCGAAACGTCGGCCACAATGCCGCGATCGCAGTCGGCGGTTACGTCGCGCTGGCCGGGCTGTGGGCGAGCCCGCTCAGCGGCGCCTCGATGAATCCGGCGCGGAGCCTCGGCCCGGACCTGGTGCGTGGCCGGCTCAGCTCGAGCTGGATCTACCTGGCCGGCCCCGTGCTCGGCGCGCTGCTCGCCGTGGGGCTGGCCTGGTTGCTGCGCGGGCGGCCGTCGCCGGCGGGCGACCTCGCCGCCCAGGGCGTGAGCGGCACCGGTCGGTAG
- a CDS encoding SpoIIE family protein phosphatase — MISEVLSLAGETDAVPLARAFIRGRLGSWGLPELVADAELIVSELVTNALLHAGPPVGLELSMDSPGLRIAVADTSRIRPLRGLDDGEGMTGRGLTLVRAIATRFGVDTTDAGKVVWCLLDPAGESAELEVDADADARLAGWDDDAELPGRRYRVTLGDVPTDLLLAAKNHVDSLIREFTLAAAGASAGSTPLVPSQLADLIERVVHRFAEARQSIKRQAIAAAGRGDLRVTLTLTLPLDAADAGLDYLAGLDEADAYARDARLLTLESPAEYRVFRRWYVEGLVDHLRRAAAGEPAAVPESFEARLLTELRAITARQRSSERAARLQSMTAALAAATSSEEVPGVILGEGRAVLGAAGGLLALRGPGDVLLPVGEFGRDAGLLRRYAEEGAADPAGPSWAAGVPVWAESLAVVPLAVGGRVVGVLSFSFAEPRRIDSDERDYLLALAAQTAQTLERTRLFEGQRRTAERLGRLQSVTAALAAAPGSAQVLDLVVEHLAGMVGAEVATASLVSGDGRALELRSRRRGQDVSLARYRSYPVDAVLPASEAFRSGQIVVVSGRADWDLRYPELAGLGQFYDRTLVCLPLTVEAQRLGVLTLSLQGNWPLEDDDRAFFGALSDVCAQAIARSLALDEAQDARDKLIFLADASAEFGSSLDYRTALANLARLAVPRLADWCTVAIVENGRLETVAVAHSDPTKVAMAEEVQRRYWASLDAPAGPAEVIRSGIGRLHANVTDRMLVEGAVDEDQLRILRELGMSSILFVPLAVGRRVLGVLTMIRAESGRHYDGEDLDFAGDLARRAGMAIDNARSHRALEETAVALAQSLLPASLPAIPGLELAARYHCAGHGSDPGGDVYDVWGLRRDPPTWAALVADVPGKGVAAAALAALVRYTVRVASRHAARPDDVLAELNDALLIAEPGTGGELFATAVYAELTPRPGGLDISLCSGGHPAALLRRADGSVTTIDTGGGALGWFAVPTLDVVEIRLGPGDVFVAFTDGYLEGRSADGRFADDLLAMTLMNSTAATAAELVGELEAAVLGFCAGAPRDDMALLAVKLPVG, encoded by the coding sequence GTGATCAGCGAGGTGCTGTCGCTCGCCGGGGAGACCGATGCGGTCCCCCTGGCTCGCGCATTCATCCGTGGCCGACTCGGCTCGTGGGGGCTCCCCGAACTGGTCGCTGACGCAGAGCTGATCGTGAGCGAGCTGGTGACCAACGCGTTGCTCCACGCCGGTCCGCCGGTCGGCCTCGAGCTGAGCATGGACTCGCCCGGACTGCGGATCGCGGTGGCCGACACGAGTCGGATCCGCCCGTTGCGTGGGCTGGACGACGGCGAGGGGATGACCGGGCGGGGACTGACGCTCGTCCGGGCGATCGCGACCCGGTTCGGGGTGGACACGACCGACGCCGGCAAGGTCGTGTGGTGTCTGCTGGACCCGGCGGGGGAGTCCGCCGAGCTCGAGGTGGATGCCGACGCGGACGCCCGGCTGGCGGGCTGGGACGACGACGCCGAACTCCCCGGCCGGCGCTACCGGGTGACCCTGGGCGACGTGCCCACCGACCTGTTGCTCGCGGCGAAAAACCACGTGGACAGCCTGATCCGGGAGTTCACCCTCGCCGCTGCCGGGGCGAGCGCCGGCAGTACCCCACTGGTGCCGAGCCAGCTCGCCGACCTGATCGAACGAGTGGTGCACCGCTTCGCCGAGGCCCGCCAGTCGATCAAGCGGCAGGCGATCGCGGCCGCCGGGCGCGGGGACCTCCGGGTCACGCTGACGCTGACGCTGCCGCTGGACGCCGCCGACGCCGGGCTCGACTACCTTGCCGGTCTGGACGAGGCGGACGCGTACGCCCGCGACGCCCGACTCCTCACCCTCGAGTCCCCGGCGGAGTACCGGGTCTTCCGCCGGTGGTACGTCGAGGGCCTCGTGGACCACCTCCGAAGGGCCGCCGCGGGCGAGCCTGCCGCGGTGCCCGAGTCGTTCGAGGCCCGGCTCCTGACGGAGCTGCGCGCGATCACCGCCCGGCAGCGCTCCAGCGAGCGGGCCGCCCGGCTCCAGTCGATGACCGCCGCGTTGGCCGCGGCCACGTCGTCGGAGGAGGTCCCCGGCGTCATCCTCGGCGAGGGACGGGCCGTGCTGGGTGCCGCCGGGGGACTACTCGCCCTGCGGGGACCCGGCGACGTCCTGCTCCCGGTCGGCGAGTTCGGCCGGGACGCGGGCCTCCTCCGCAGGTACGCGGAGGAGGGCGCGGCCGATCCGGCGGGCCCGAGCTGGGCCGCCGGGGTCCCGGTCTGGGCCGAGTCCCTCGCGGTGGTCCCGCTCGCCGTGGGCGGCCGGGTCGTCGGGGTGTTGAGCTTCTCGTTCGCGGAGCCGCGGCGGATCGACAGCGACGAGCGTGACTACCTGTTGGCGCTCGCGGCGCAGACCGCGCAGACCCTGGAACGGACCCGGCTCTTCGAAGGCCAGCGCCGGACAGCAGAGCGTCTCGGGCGGCTCCAGTCGGTCACCGCCGCGTTGGCCGCGGCGCCAGGTTCGGCGCAGGTGCTCGACCTGGTCGTCGAGCACCTGGCGGGAATGGTCGGCGCGGAGGTGGCTACCGCGTCGCTGGTCAGCGGGGACGGCAGGGCGCTCGAGCTGCGCAGCCGCCGTCGTGGTCAGGACGTCAGCTTGGCCCGCTACCGCTCCTATCCGGTGGACGCGGTACTGCCGGCCAGCGAGGCCTTTCGCTCCGGCCAGATCGTCGTCGTCTCCGGCCGGGCCGATTGGGACCTGCGCTATCCGGAGCTGGCGGGCCTCGGGCAGTTCTACGACCGGACCCTGGTCTGCCTGCCCTTGACGGTCGAGGCGCAGCGGTTGGGCGTTCTCACCCTGTCGCTTCAGGGTAATTGGCCGCTCGAGGACGACGACCGGGCTTTTTTCGGCGCACTCTCCGATGTCTGCGCGCAGGCCATCGCCCGGTCCCTCGCCCTCGACGAAGCTCAAGATGCCCGGGACAAGCTGATCTTCCTCGCCGACGCCTCCGCGGAGTTCGGCAGCAGCCTCGACTATCGGACCGCGCTGGCCAACCTCGCCCGGCTCGCCGTTCCCCGGCTGGCCGACTGGTGCACCGTCGCCATCGTCGAGAACGGTCGGCTCGAAACCGTCGCGGTCGCCCACAGCGACCCGACCAAGGTCGCCATGGCCGAGGAGGTTCAGCGGCGCTATTGGGCGTCGCTCGACGCCCCCGCCGGGCCGGCCGAGGTGATCCGCAGCGGGATCGGGCGGCTCCACGCAAACGTCACCGACCGGATGCTCGTCGAAGGCGCCGTCGACGAGGACCAGCTGCGGATTCTTCGCGAGCTCGGCATGTCGAGCATCCTGTTCGTCCCGCTCGCGGTGGGCCGGCGGGTGCTCGGGGTGCTCACGATGATCAGAGCCGAGTCCGGCCGGCACTACGACGGCGAAGACCTCGACTTCGCCGGGGACCTGGCCCGGCGGGCGGGTATGGCCATCGACAACGCTCGATCGCACCGAGCCCTGGAGGAGACCGCCGTCGCCCTGGCGCAGAGCCTTCTTCCGGCGAGCCTGCCGGCCATCCCCGGCCTCGAGCTGGCCGCGCGCTATCACTGCGCCGGCCACGGCAGCGACCCCGGTGGCGACGTCTACGACGTCTGGGGGCTGCGGCGCGATCCGCCGACCTGGGCCGCCTTGGTGGCCGACGTGCCCGGCAAGGGAGTCGCGGCGGCCGCTCTCGCCGCGCTCGTCCGGTACACGGTGCGAGTCGCCTCCCGGCACGCGGCACGGCCGGATGACGTGCTGGCCGAGCTCAACGACGCGCTGCTCATCGCCGAGCCGGGAACCGGCGGCGAGCTGTTTGCCACCGCCGTCTACGCGGAGCTGACCCCGCGGCCCGGCGGGCTGGACATCTCGCTGTGCTCCGGCGGGCACCCGGCGGCCCTGCTCCGCCGCGCCGACGGGTCGGTTACGACGATCGACACTGGGGGTGGCGCGCTCGGCTGGTTTGCGGTGCCGACGCTGGACGTCGTCGAGATCCGCCTTGGTCCGGGCGACGTCTTCGTAGCCTTCACCGATGGCTACCTGGAGGGCCGTTCCGCCGACGGCAGATTCGCCGACGACCTGCTGGCGATGACGCTCATGAACTCGACCGCGGCTACGGCCGCCGAGCTGGTCGGGGAGTTGGAGGCAGCGGTCCTCGGCTTCTGTGCGGGCGCGCCCCGAGACGACATGGCGCTGCTCGCCGTCAAGCTGCCGGTCGGGTGA
- a CDS encoding DUF2530 domain-containing protein: protein MARRPDPPPLATNDARAVAVGLALWLVALAVLVPMHASLSRHHEIWWIWTCVVGLVLGGYGLWFVVWLQRRRRSPG from the coding sequence ATGGCCCGCCGCCCGGATCCACCACCGCTCGCCACGAACGACGCGCGCGCGGTGGCGGTCGGGTTGGCGCTGTGGCTGGTCGCCCTTGCGGTGCTGGTGCCGATGCATGCGTCGCTGTCCCGCCACCACGAGATCTGGTGGATCTGGACCTGCGTGGTCGGTCTCGTCCTCGGCGGCTACGGGCTGTGGTTCGTCGTCTGGTTGCAGCGCCGGAGGCGATCGCCCGGCTAG
- a CDS encoding ATP-binding protein produces the protein MSRAGAADRFDTADRFDTAELRRRVLAGWAGSVSRFREDANSEEDHALGGYRDRLVVELAQNAADAARRASDGTAGALRLTLADGVLVAANTGAPLDRPGVESLVSLRASAKRGPGTIGRFGVGFAAVVAVSDQPAIRSTTGGVRWSAAESRRAAEAVPGLRAEIDARGGGVPLLRLPWPDDTPPPAGFDTAVVLPLRDGDAERAVREMLGGVDPGLLLALPDLATVEVEIDGRVRRLHAAVGPDTLVEIHDGPEVTRWRVRRGGGELAPGLLEQRPVEERWRPVWNVTWAVPVDSAGEPSGRLPVDGVARAPTPTDEPLGLPALLIASFPLDPSRRHVAPGPLRDFLVARAAEGYAAVLGELPALPSRLRLVPTGPAAGELDAELRRAILAELAGTAFLVPAVPAVPAVPAVPAGAAEGGLRPSEAIALDDALVQPLAGVIGGLLEAGWTGGDGDRALAVLGVRRPGLAEVVDALAGADRPPDWWFAVYVGLDTALPPTPAEREPLAGLPVPLTDGRLARGPRGLVLGGEGLAPAVVEALDLRVVHPAAAHPLLRALGASDADPARLLDEPRLRAAVEASFDAALDGADPNLLADAVLGLVAASGATFADRPWLSELALPGADGEPYPAGELLLPDGVLAGLVEDDAPFGRVDVSLVERWGRDALAAVGVLDGFATVADAELSLDGPGEHDLDAEAGWLAWLRDSVGAADDAVIAEFGAVRDLELVRADVWPRVLELLGGSRLRALVVEPVHVLAGGRRYPRVPYTAWWLARHPVLDGARPDRLRAADADPELHGLYDPAPPLVDAEFAAALGVLRSLDDADPDDVAARLADPARVLDRRIVRTLHGWLAERPPQRPPGQVRGVRGGRLDVVPPGDAVVLAAPDRAPFADGRAVLPCRLEVGAALGAALGVQVLGLRGDHPVESVGSDRDVPGLLRDLVPGLPTSYVEHTPLRVGGRTVPWWFADGVLHVDAGHRMIGLGRGAAWAVGDWTLRAVLTEAALLADDAPVELVERLRTETDLD, from the coding sequence GTGAGCCGGGCCGGCGCCGCCGACCGGTTCGACACCGCCGACCGGTTCGACACCGCGGAGCTTCGCCGCCGGGTGCTCGCCGGCTGGGCCGGGTCGGTGTCCCGCTTCCGCGAGGACGCGAACTCGGAGGAGGACCACGCACTCGGCGGCTACCGCGATCGGCTGGTGGTGGAGCTGGCCCAGAATGCAGCGGACGCCGCGCGCCGAGCATCGGACGGCACCGCGGGTGCGCTGCGGCTCACCCTCGCCGACGGTGTGCTCGTCGCCGCCAACACCGGCGCCCCGCTGGACCGCCCGGGCGTCGAATCCCTGGTCAGTTTGCGGGCGTCGGCGAAGCGTGGCCCGGGCACGATCGGACGCTTCGGGGTCGGCTTCGCAGCGGTGGTTGCGGTGAGCGACCAGCCGGCGATCCGCTCCACCACCGGAGGGGTGCGCTGGTCGGCGGCGGAGAGCCGCCGGGCGGCGGAGGCGGTGCCCGGCCTGCGCGCGGAGATCGACGCCCGGGGCGGCGGGGTGCCCCTGCTGCGGCTGCCCTGGCCGGACGACACCCCGCCGCCGGCCGGGTTCGACACGGCGGTCGTGCTGCCGTTGCGCGACGGCGACGCCGAACGCGCGGTGCGCGAGATGCTCGGCGGCGTCGATCCCGGGCTGCTGCTCGCGCTGCCCGACCTGGCGACGGTGGAGGTGGAGATCGACGGCCGGGTGCGCCGGCTGCACGCCGCCGTCGGCCCCGACACCCTCGTCGAGATCCACGACGGACCGGAGGTCACCAGGTGGCGGGTCCGCCGTGGCGGTGGCGAACTCGCGCCCGGCCTGCTCGAGCAGCGACCGGTGGAGGAGCGCTGGCGGCCGGTCTGGAACGTGACCTGGGCGGTTCCGGTGGATTCGGCCGGCGAGCCATCCGGACGCCTCCCGGTGGACGGCGTCGCCCGGGCACCGACCCCGACCGATGAGCCGCTCGGGTTGCCGGCTCTGCTCATCGCGAGCTTCCCGCTCGACCCGTCCCGGCGCCACGTCGCGCCCGGCCCGCTCCGGGACTTCCTCGTGGCCCGGGCCGCGGAGGGGTACGCGGCGGTCCTCGGTGAGCTGCCGGCGCTGCCGTCCCGCCTGCGGCTGGTCCCCACCGGGCCGGCTGCCGGCGAGCTCGACGCGGAGCTGCGCCGGGCGATCCTCGCCGAGCTGGCCGGTACGGCCTTCCTGGTGCCCGCAGTGCCCGCAGTGCCCGCAGTGCCCGCAGTCCCCGCCGGGGCCGCGGAGGGCGGGCTCCGGCCGAGCGAGGCGATCGCGCTCGACGATGCGCTGGTCCAGCCGCTGGCCGGCGTGATCGGTGGCCTGCTCGAAGCGGGCTGGACCGGCGGCGACGGGGACCGGGCGCTGGCCGTCCTCGGTGTGCGCCGGCCGGGTCTCGCCGAGGTCGTCGATGCGCTAGCCGGTGCCGATCGGCCGCCGGACTGGTGGTTCGCCGTCTACGTCGGCCTCGACACCGCCCTCCCGCCGACCCCCGCCGAGCGCGAGCCGCTGGCCGGCCTGCCGGTCCCGCTCACCGACGGCCGGCTGGCCCGCGGGCCGCGCGGCCTCGTCCTCGGCGGCGAGGGGCTAGCACCGGCGGTGGTGGAGGCGCTGGACCTGCGGGTCGTGCACCCGGCGGCCGCGCACCCCCTGCTGCGGGCGCTCGGTGCGAGCGACGCCGACCCGGCCCGCCTCCTCGACGAGCCGCGGTTGCGGGCGGCGGTCGAGGCCTCCTTCGACGCGGCGCTCGACGGCGCGGATCCGAACCTGCTCGCGGACGCGGTGCTCGGACTGGTCGCGGCATCCGGGGCCACCTTCGCCGACCGGCCCTGGCTGTCCGAGCTTGCATTGCCGGGTGCGGACGGCGAGCCCTATCCGGCCGGCGAGCTGCTGCTGCCGGACGGGGTGTTGGCCGGGCTGGTCGAGGACGACGCGCCGTTCGGCCGGGTCGACGTCTCGCTCGTGGAGCGCTGGGGCCGGGACGCCCTGGCGGCGGTCGGGGTACTCGACGGGTTCGCCACGGTTGCCGACGCGGAGCTGTCACTGGACGGCCCGGGCGAGCACGACCTCGACGCGGAGGCCGGCTGGCTGGCCTGGCTGCGCGACTCGGTCGGTGCGGCGGACGACGCGGTGATCGCAGAGTTCGGCGCGGTCCGCGACCTCGAGCTGGTCCGGGCGGATGTCTGGCCGCGGGTGCTCGAACTGCTGGGCGGATCGCGGCTGCGGGCCCTCGTCGTCGAGCCGGTGCACGTGCTTGCCGGCGGCCGGCGCTATCCGCGCGTGCCCTACACCGCCTGGTGGCTGGCCCGGCATCCGGTGCTCGACGGGGCCCGGCCCGATCGGCTCCGCGCCGCTGACGCCGACCCCGAGCTGCACGGTCTATACGACCCCGCACCCCCTCTCGTCGACGCCGAGTTCGCCGCGGCGCTCGGGGTGCTGCGATCGCTCGACGACGCCGACCCGGACGACGTGGCGGCCCGGCTCGCCGATCCGGCCCGCGTGCTGGACCGCAGGATCGTGCGGACGTTGCACGGCTGGCTGGCCGAACGCCCGCCACAGCGACCCCCCGGGCAGGTCCGCGGAGTCCGGGGCGGCCGCCTCGACGTGGTCCCGCCCGGAGACGCGGTCGTGCTCGCCGCACCCGACCGGGCGCCGTTCGCGGACGGTCGGGCGGTGCTGCCCTGCCGGCTCGAGGTCGGGGCGGCGCTGGGGGCGGCGCTGGGGGTCCAGGTGCTGGGCCTTCGGGGGGACCACCCGGTCGAGTCGGTGGGAAGCGACCGCGACGTCCCCGGGCTGCTGCGCGATCTGGTGCCGGGCCTGCCGACGTCCTACGTCGAGCACACCCCGTTGCGCGTCGGCGGCCGGACGGTGCCGTGGTGGTTCGCCGACGGGGTGCTGCACGTCGACGCCGGCCACCGCATGATCGGCCTCGGCCGTGGGGCCGCCTGGGCGGTGGGCGATTGGACACTGCGCGCGGTTCTCACCGAAGCGGCGCTGCTCGCCGACGACGCACCGGTCGAGTTGGTGGAGCGGCTGCGCACGGAGACGGACCTCGACTAG
- a CDS encoding DUF3027 domain-containing protein, which produces MPTSSATDRVLVDAVDLARAVAVEVGGLDVVGEHEGVDADGERLLTHYFACLDRAYRGWRWSVTVSRASRGKTASVDEVVLLPGPEALLAPEWLPWQERLRPGDLGVGDLLPTAADDPRLVPAFFDVSDDDVDQVAFELGLGRPRVLSPEGRDLAATRWHEGAAGPDAPIAKAVAVPCATCGFFLPLAGPLRQAFGACGNGYAPDDGRVVAVDHGCGAHSEVVVVTSLAAPPPPLLDEFGVDPAAPEHAVGSVTDTDSAEPLGHS; this is translated from the coding sequence GTGCCTACCAGCAGCGCGACCGACCGGGTCCTCGTGGACGCGGTCGACCTGGCCCGAGCCGTCGCGGTGGAGGTCGGCGGCCTGGACGTCGTCGGCGAGCACGAGGGGGTCGACGCCGACGGGGAGCGGCTGCTCACCCACTACTTCGCCTGCCTCGACCGCGCCTATCGGGGGTGGCGTTGGTCGGTCACCGTCAGCCGGGCCTCCCGCGGGAAGACCGCCAGCGTCGACGAGGTCGTGCTGCTGCCCGGCCCGGAGGCGCTGCTGGCCCCGGAATGGCTGCCCTGGCAGGAGCGGCTGCGCCCGGGCGACCTCGGCGTCGGGGACCTGCTGCCAACCGCCGCGGACGACCCGCGACTGGTGCCGGCGTTCTTCGACGTCAGCGACGACGACGTCGACCAGGTCGCCTTCGAGCTGGGTCTGGGCCGGCCGCGGGTGCTCTCCCCGGAGGGCCGGGACCTGGCGGCGACCCGCTGGCACGAGGGCGCGGCCGGCCCGGACGCGCCGATCGCCAAGGCGGTCGCCGTGCCCTGCGCGACCTGCGGGTTCTTCCTTCCGCTGGCCGGTCCCCTGCGGCAGGCTTTCGGAGCATGCGGGAACGGTTACGCCCCGGACGACGGCCGCGTGGTCGCCGTCGACCACGGGTGCGGGGCGCACTCCGAGGTCGTCGTCGTCACCAGCCTGGCGGCCCCGCCGCCGCCGCTGCTCGACGAGTTCGGTGTCGATCCCGCGGCGCCCGAACACGCCGTCGGTTCGGTGACGGACACCGACTCGGCCGAGCCGCTCGGCCATTCCTGA
- a CDS encoding 1,4-dihydroxy-6-naphthoate synthase, giving the protein MTVSLAISPCPNDTFIFHAWVHGLVPGAPPVEVTYADVDVTNGLAEAGRLDVLKISYAALPWVLDEYALLPAGGALGRGCGPLVLVASPPAGGRLDGARVAVPGERTTAYLLFRLWAADHDLAGVEVMPFEQIMPAVREGRVDAGLVIHEARFTYQRFGLTRLVDLGEWWEEQTGLAIPLGAIVARRGLDVAAVADAIRGSLRRAWANPAASRDYVLEHAQEMEPDVVDAHIGLYVTEHSLALGVDGLAAVRGLLTRAEAAGLVPAIRPGALDPVG; this is encoded by the coding sequence GTGACCGTGTCCCTCGCCATCTCGCCCTGCCCGAACGACACCTTCATCTTCCACGCCTGGGTGCACGGGCTGGTCCCGGGCGCGCCCCCCGTCGAGGTGACGTACGCCGACGTGGACGTCACCAACGGGCTGGCCGAGGCGGGCCGGCTCGATGTGCTCAAGATCTCCTACGCGGCACTGCCCTGGGTGCTCGACGAGTACGCGTTGCTACCCGCCGGGGGGGCCTTGGGGCGGGGATGCGGGCCGCTCGTCCTCGTCGCGTCGCCGCCGGCGGGTGGCCGCCTCGATGGCGCCCGGGTGGCCGTGCCCGGCGAGCGGACCACGGCTTACCTGCTGTTCCGGCTATGGGCGGCGGATCACGACCTGGCCGGCGTCGAGGTGATGCCGTTCGAACAGATCATGCCGGCGGTCCGGGAGGGCCGGGTCGACGCCGGCCTGGTCATCCATGAGGCCAGGTTCACCTACCAGCGGTTCGGCCTCACCCGCCTCGTCGACCTGGGGGAATGGTGGGAGGAGCAGACCGGTCTGGCCATCCCGCTCGGGGCCATCGTCGCCCGGCGCGGCCTCGACGTCGCCGCCGTCGCCGATGCGATTCGCGGCTCGCTGCGGCGAGCGTGGGCCAACCCGGCCGCCTCCCGGGACTACGTGCTCGAGCACGCTCAGGAGATGGAGCCCGACGTCGTCGACGCGCACATCGGCCTGTACGTGACCGAGCACAGCCTCGCCCTCGGCGTCGATGGCCTGGCCGCCGTCCGCGGTCTGCTCACCCGGGCCGAGGCAGCGGGTCTGGTGCCGGCGATCCGCCCCGGAGCCCTTGACCCGGTGGGCTGA
- the mqnB gene encoding futalosine hydrolase: MAARILLVTATRVEALAVLADLPAAATVALGPVPGQQVQTPAGLFTVIVGGVGPMAAAATTAATLAHVPVDLVLCVGIAGGFGTELTAGDLVVADSMVPADLGVETVAGYLGPETFGAAVAFYPPAGLAEEIADRLRDAGLAASVGPVLTVATVTGTAARAGLLTDRHHGLAEAMEGAGVGQAAALYGCPAAELRAVSNLVGARDRAGWRISAALGALGAATAALAAAPLEALAPAAAP, encoded by the coding sequence ATGGCCGCGCGGATCCTGCTCGTCACCGCGACCCGGGTCGAGGCGCTCGCCGTCCTCGCCGACCTGCCGGCCGCGGCCACCGTCGCGCTCGGCCCGGTGCCCGGCCAGCAGGTGCAGACCCCGGCCGGCTTGTTCACCGTGATCGTCGGTGGGGTCGGCCCGATGGCGGCCGCCGCCACCACCGCCGCGACGCTCGCACATGTGCCGGTCGACCTGGTGCTCTGCGTGGGCATCGCCGGGGGGTTCGGCACCGAACTGACCGCCGGTGACCTCGTCGTCGCCGATTCGATGGTGCCGGCCGACCTGGGCGTCGAGACGGTGGCCGGATATCTGGGTCCGGAGACGTTCGGTGCGGCGGTGGCCTTCTACCCGCCAGCGGGGCTCGCGGAGGAGATCGCGGACCGGCTCCGTGACGCCGGGCTCGCCGCCAGCGTCGGCCCGGTTCTCACGGTCGCCACCGTCACCGGGACCGCGGCCCGGGCCGGGCTCCTCACCGACCGGCACCACGGGTTGGCCGAGGCGATGGAGGGCGCCGGGGTCGGTCAGGCCGCCGCGTTGTACGGATGCCCCGCAGCCGAGCTGCGGGCGGTCAGCAACCTGGTGGGGGCGAGGGACCGGGCTGGCTGGCGGATCTCGGCGGCCCTCGGTGCGCTGGGCGCGGCGACTGCCGCCCTGGCCGCGGCGCCGTTGGAAGCCCTGGCCCCGGCGGCCGCGCCGTGA